The Pyrus communis chromosome 9, drPyrComm1.1, whole genome shotgun sequence genome has a segment encoding these proteins:
- the LOC137744527 gene encoding protein ALP1-like: MRNDEVRRGRASHSRRVIQAAAQICRPSRSGNLDRSRQRRGMELLDDYFVPNSAFPDTYFRRRFRMERHLFNKIMIAVCNHDSYFVQKKDAFGAMGLLPKQKITAALRMLAYGASADQVDEITRMGQSTILESLMRFCGAIESIYTAEYLRKPTHMDLKRLLKKGEMRGFPGMIGSIDCMHWTWKNCPSAWQGAYGDRKGAKSIILEAVASFDTWIWHVFFGVPGAQNDINVLAQSPVFNDVLQGKAPKVTYEVNGRMYDGPYYLADGIYPRWSTFVKTVPRPRSAKEKHFASCQEGCRKDVERCFGILQARWAIVRGAARLFDVESLRSIMMTCIILHNMIVEDEYDYEAVDEYEPDPMNNSRTRIYCAHDATDEPVQHEPLQRDGRYNERLIQRYTAFQMPDMHNARQIDLIEHQWALKR; the protein is encoded by the exons atgagaaatgacgaagtaagaaggggcagagcctcacattcccgtcgagtcatccaagctgcggctcagatctgcaggcccagccgttccggaaaccttgatagaagcaggcaacgacgaggtatggaactcttggatgattattttgttcctaatagtgcattccctgatacgtactttagacgtcgttttagaatggaacgacatttgttcaacaaaatcatgattgctgtttgcaaccatgattcttattttgtgcaaaaaaaagatgcttttggtgctatgggtctactgcctaagcaaaaaattactgctgccttgcggatgcttgcatatggagcatctgcagaccaagtggatgagataacgaggatggggcaatcaaccattcttgagtccctgatgaggttttgcggagcaatcgaatctatctacaccgctgagtacctccgcaaacctacacacatggacttgaagcggctgttgaagaagggggagatgcgtggctttccggggatgattggaagcattgattgtatgcactggacgtggaaaaactgtccaagtgcatggcaaggcgcttacggggacagaaaaggagcaaaaagtatcattctggaggcggtggcatcttttgatacatggatttggcacgtctttttcggggtcccgggagctcaaaatgacatcaacgtccttgcccaatccccagtgttcaacgatgtcctgcaaggaaaggcaccaaaagttacatatgaggtcaacggacgtatgtacgacgggccatactacctagctgacggcatctACCCGCGCTGGTCAacctttgtcaaaacagtgccacgtccgcggagtgcaaaggaaaaacactttgcaagctgtcaagaggggtgcaggaaggatgtggagcgttgtttcggtatcctccaagctcgctgggcgatcgtcaggggtgctgccagattgtttgatgtagagtcgcttcgatccatcatgatgacgtgcatcattcttcacaacatgattgtggaagatgagtacgattatgaagccgttgatgaatatgagccagacccgatgaacaattcaagaacacgtatatattgtgctcatgacgccaccgatgagcccgtgcaacatgagccattacaaagggatggacgttacaatgaaaggctcattcaacgatatactgcatttcaaatgccagacatgcacaatgcccgacaaattgacttgatagagcaccagtgggcattga aACGATGA
- the LOC137744935 gene encoding uncharacterized protein: MGEETSDAMNLDLNLAPGPDVGSMLNEPVNLDTWIDSPFHRIAEAVRRQWTWSPPEGRNISMELNELMVNSGNSSTLQPGEGSVTAEERTSEASKTCENNNGILENENSVNKDDVEKGGGSDGSFFDCNICLDLARDPIVTCCGHLFCWPCIYRWLHVQDAKECPVCKGEVTMKNVTPIYGRGNNVREPDDDSNLKIPLRPHARRVESLRQSIQRSALTFPVEEMIRRLGNRFDLTRDVIHPSEPENARETAERANLLNRILTSRGLRREQNPVALADDVVDITQSNMSGLETRENHQLQSLLLRRTQSHRATLSSFSSALSSAERLVESFYRNHPTPPGRNQEQQPAPVDDRDSFSSIAAVINSESQLDTAVEIDSMVSLSTSSSRRRNDSSRVSDMDSGDSRAHRRRRLN, translated from the coding sequence ATGGGTGAGGAGACATCTGATGCAATGAACCTTGACCTGAATCTGGCTCCTGGTCCTGATGTCGGCTCGATGTTGAATGAGCCTGTAAATTTGGATACTTGGATTGATTCGCCTTTTCACAGAATTGCTGAAGCTGTGAGGCGGCAGTGGACATGGTCGCCACCTGAAGGGCGGAACATTTCCATGGAGTTGAATGAACTGATGGTCAATTCTGGTAATTCAAGTACATTACAACCTGGTGAGGGTAGTGTTACCGCAGAAGAAAGAACGAGTGAAGCGTCCAAGACATGTGAAAATAACAACGGGATTTTGGAAAATGAGAATTCTGTGAATAAGGATGATGTTGAAAAGGGTGGTGGCAGTGATGGGAGCTTTTTCGATTGTAATATTTGTTTGGACTTGGCTAGGGACCCTATTGTAACTTGTTGTGGTCATTTGTTTTGTTGGCCATGCATTTACCGTTGGTTACATGTGCAAGATGCAAAGGAATGCCCTGTTTGTAAGGGAGAGGTAACAATGAAGAATGTCACCCCAATCTATGGTCGTGGAAACAATGTGCGTGAGCCAGATGACGACTCAAATCTTAAGATCCCTCTTAGGCCTCATGCACGTCGGGTTGAAAGTTTGAGACAAAGCATTCAGAGGAGTGCGTTAACTTTTCCAGTAGAGGAGATGATTCGCCGTCTTGGTAACAGATTTGATTTGACTCGGGATGTTATTCATCCATCAGAGCCTGAGAATGCCCGGGAAACAGCAGAAAGAGCTAATTTGTTAAATAGGATTCTGACATCTCGAGGACTGCGCAGAGAGCAAAATCCAGTGGCACTTGCAGATGATGTTGTGGATATAACGCAAAGCAACATGTCTGGCCTTGAAACAAGGGAAAACCACCAACTTCAGTCCTTGCTTCTTAGAAGGACACAATCGCACAGAGCAACACTATCTTCTTTCTCGTCTGCGTTGAGTTCTGCTGAAAGGTTAGTTGAGTCATTTTATCGTAACCATCCTACACCTCCAGGTAGAAATCAAGAACAGCAGCCTGCACCAGTTGATGATAGAGATTCTTTCTCAAGTATTGCAGCAGTTATAAATTCAGAGAGCCAACTGGACACAGCTGTGGAAATTGATTCCATGGTTTCCCTTTCAACTTCGTCTTCGAGAAGAAGAAATGATTCGTCAAGAGTTTCGGACATGGACAGTGGAGATTCTCGTGCCCACAGAAGAAGAAGACTGAACTGA
- the LOC137746270 gene encoding peroxidase A2-like — translation MSSSSSSTTHSLALATTYVVVLLLLHVPNYNAQLNSTFYSTTCPNVTSIVRSAVQQALQSDSRIGASLIRLHFHDCFVNGCDASILLDKNGTIQQSEKDAAPNTNSTRGFDVVDNIKTALENSCPGVVSCADLLALAAEASVSLSGGPAWNVLLGRRDSLTANQAGANTSIPSPFESLANITSKFSAVGLNTNDLVALSGAHTFGRAQCRTFSNRLYNFNSTGNPDPTLNSSYLTTLQQTCPQNGSGTALANLDLSTPDAFDNNYFTNLQNNQGLLQSDQELFSTAGAATVSIVNSFSSNQSAFFESFARSMINMGNISPLVGTSGEIRLDCKNVNGG, via the exons atgtcgtcttcttcttcttcaactacTCACTCCTTGGCATTAGCAACCACATATGTAGTAGTTTTACTTCTGCTACATGTACCTAACTATAATGCTCAACTGAACTCTACATTTTACTCCACCACCTGTCCAAACGTGACAAGCATTGTGCGCAGTGCGGTTCAACAAGCTTTGCAATCTGATTCGAGGATTGGTGCAAGCCTTATTCGTCTCCATTTCCATGATTGCTTCGTCAAT GGTTGTGATGCTTCAATCTTGTTGGACAAAAATGGAACCATACAACAGAGTGAGAAAGATGCAGCTCCAAACACCAACTCCACTCGAGGCTTTGATGTGGTTGACAATATCAAGACTGCTCTGGAAAATTCATGCCCAGGTGTTGTATCTTGTGCTGACCTTCTTGCGCTTGCGGCTGAAGCTTCTGTTTCTTTG TCAGGAGGCCCTGCATGGAATGTATTATTAGGGAGAAGAGACAGCCTAACAGCAAACCAGGCTGGAGCCAATACCTCTATTCCTTCACCTTTTGAAAGCTTAGCAAACATTACTTCCAAGTTTTCTGCTGTTGGGCTGAACACCAACGACCTCGTTGCATTATCTG GGGCACATACATTTGGACGAGCTCAATGTCGAACATTTAGCAATCGATTGTACAACTTCAACAGCACAGGAAACCCCGATCCAACACTGAACTCATCTTACTTGACCACTCTCCAACAAACATGTCCACAAAATGGGAGCGGAACTGCTCTAGCCAACCTCGATCTCAGCACTCCAGATGCGTTTGACAACAACTACTTCACAAACCTTCAAAACAATCAAGGCCTTTTGCAATCCGATCAAGAGTTATTTTCGACGGCAGGGGCTGCCACAGTTTCCATTGTTAATAGCTTTAGTAGCAACCAGAGCGCCTTCTTTGAGAGCTTTGCTCGGTCGATGATCAATATGGGAAATATCAGTCCACTAGTGGGAACTAGTGGGGAGATTAGGTTGGATTGTAAGAATGTCAATGGAGGTTAA